One genomic region from Cucumis melo cultivar AY chromosome 9, USDA_Cmelo_AY_1.0, whole genome shotgun sequence encodes:
- the LOC103503396 gene encoding uncharacterized protein LOC103503396 isoform X1 gives MPFPIKFKMDFLGLSSKKPLAVVKQEIDYDEAQDSVFFRVRQARTTEFSNILMFKLTLELMVSKTSLLLKITLYLHMEINWFCFIFLCVHSLLDSQSRIWKDQGERDSESTNSSFST, from the exons ATGCCTTTTCCCATAAAGTTCAAG ATGGATTTCTTGGGTTTGAGCTCCAAGAAGCCATTGGCTGTGGTGAAACAGGAGATTGACTACGATGAAGCGCAAGATTCtg TTTTCTTTAGGGTAAGGCAGGCTCGTACAACTGAGTTTTCAAACATTCTTATGTTCAAACTCACATTAGAGTTGATGGTATCCAAAACTTCATTACTATTGAAAATTACACTATATCTACATATGGAAATTaattggttttgttttattttcttatgtGTCCACAGCCTCTTAGACTCGCAATCAAG GATATGGAAGGACCAAGGGGAGAGGGACTCCGAGAGTACCAACTCCTCCTTCTCCACCTAG
- the LOC103503396 gene encoding uncharacterized protein LOC103503396 isoform X2: MPFPIKFKMDFLGLSSKKPLAVVKQEIDYDEAQDSVFFRVRQARTTEFSNILMFKLTLELMPLRLAIKDMEGPRGEGLREYQLLLLHLGKINLVMMRKSRSRLTSLFLLASHGSS, encoded by the exons ATGCCTTTTCCCATAAAGTTCAAG ATGGATTTCTTGGGTTTGAGCTCCAAGAAGCCATTGGCTGTGGTGAAACAGGAGATTGACTACGATGAAGCGCAAGATTCtg TTTTCTTTAGGGTAAGGCAGGCTCGTACAACTGAGTTTTCAAACATTCTTATGTTCAAACTCACATTAGAGTTGATG CCTCTTAGACTCGCAATCAAG GATATGGAAGGACCAAGGGGAGAGGGACTCCGAGAGTACCAACTCCTCCTTCTCCACCTAGGAAAGATAAATTTGGTGATGATGAGAAAATCAAGATCGAGATTGACGAGTCTTTTTTTGCTAGCTAGTCATGGATCATCCTAA